Part of the Halodesulfurarchaeum formicicum genome is shown below.
GGGCGGCCGCGACTGGGGCTGACGGAGTGGGGCTCCTCCGGATGGAGCACATGATCATGGGGACGAACAAGACCCCCAAGCGGTACATCGACGATCACGGGGCCAAGGCCTACCGGGACGAGATCGTCGATGGCATCCGCACCGTCGCCGAGGAGTTCTACCCCCGACCGGTCCGGGTGCGCACCCTCGATGCGCCCACCGACGAGTTCAGACAGCTCGAAGGCGGCAACGACGAGCCGAGCGAACACAACCCGATGCTCGGGTACCGAGGCATCAGGCGCAGCCTGAACGAGCCCGAAATCTTCGAACACGAGCTAGCGGCCATCAAGCACCTCTACGAACTGGGGTATGACAACGTCGAGATCATGTTCCCGCTCGTGAACGACGCGGAGGACGTGCGGCGGGCCCGGGACCGGCTCGAATCGGTGGGTATCGACACCACGAAACGCGAGTGGGGCGTGATGATCGAGACGCCAGCCAGCGTCATGACGATCGAGGAGATGGCCGCGGAGGGCATCGACTTTGCCTCCTTCGGCACGAATGACCTCACGCAGTACACCCTGGCCGTCGATCGGAACAACGAGCGGGTTTCGGATCGCTTCGACGAACTCCACCCCGGCGTGCTCAAACTCATCGGTCGCACGATCGAGATCTGCCGGGAGCACGACGTGGACACGAGTATCTGCGGTCAGGCCGGCTCGAAGCCCGAGATGGTCGAGTTCCTGGTCGAGGAGGGTATCTCCTCGATTTCGGCGAACATCGACGCCGTGCGGGACGTCCAGCACGAGGTCAAACGGACCGAACAGCGCCTCCTCCTGGATTCGGTCCGGTAACGTCAGACGTTTTTGCCTGCTGCCGTATCGAAGGGTATGCTCGCGTATCACGCCGTTTTTCTACTGCTCGTGGTGGGCTCGACGGGAGTCGTTGCCGGGCTCGCCGCGTTGAACGTGAGACACGCGGATCGAAGGATCCGGGAGCGCTCCGCGTGGGTGACTGCGACCCTTTCCGTCGATGACCCCGCCCGTTTGCGCCAGTATCATCGCCTCTCGACGAGCGCCGGCACGCTCAAGAACGTGCTCGTCCTCGCGATCGTCCTGTTAGTGCTCTACACCGGCCTGTTTGGAGACGCAATCGCGACGATCGACGGAGCGATCGGGAACGACCTCCTCGCGGGGGTCGGGATCTTCGTCGTGGCGACAGTCACAATGCAACTGCTTTCCCTTCCCTTCGAGGCCTTCGACACCTTCGGGATCGAGGCGGCCTACGGGTTCAACGAACAATCACCACAGCTGTTCGTCCGCGACGCGATCGTCGGGACCGCCGTCTCGGTGGCCTTCGTTTCGATCCTGGGAGCCGGAATTCTGCTCGTCCTCCAGCAGTTCCCCACCTGGTGGTGGCTCGCCGCGACGGGCGTCGTGGCGCTGTTCGTGCTCGGGTCCCAGATCGTCGTCCCACGTGTTATCATGCCGCTTTTCTACGACTTCGAGCCGATCGAGGACGGGGACCTCCGGACGGCCGTCGAAGCGGTCTTCGATCGGGCCGGGTTCACCTGCGAGGACGTCTACGCGATGAACGCGAGCTCCAGATCCGGCCACTCGAATGCCTTCTTCACGGGCTTTGGCCGGACCAAGCGGGTCGTCCTCTTCGATACACTGATCGAGCAACTCGAAGAGCGCGAACTGCAGAGCGTGCTGGCCCACGAACTCGCCCACTGGAAGCAGAACCACGTCTGGCAGCGAATGGCCGTCTCGATCCTCGAAGCGGCCGTGCTCCTCGCGCTCGCCCAGATCCTCTTGGGACAGTCCTGGCTGTATGCCATGTTCGGCGTGCCCGAGATCCCGGCGGCCGGGCTCCTGCTCGCGGGGCTCTGGCTGGAGCCGGTGCTGCAGTTCACCCAGCCACTCTCGAATCGCCTCTGGCTCAGAAGCGAGCGGGCCGCCGACGATTTCGCCGTCGAAGTGATGGGATCGGGCGAGCCGCTGGCGGCTGCGTTGGCACAGATGACCGGTGAGAACCTCTCGAATCCCTTCCCCCACCCGCTCTACGAGGCGTTTCACTACCAGCATCCGCCGGTCCCCGAGCGAATCCGCAGGCTCGTGGAGGGTGCGGACCGATGACTCACGTATCCGCGAGCTCAGAGCCACAATCCTTCGACCGGGTGCTCTCCTCGATGTGCACGGAACCGGCGCCGGCAGCCAGACGGGCCGCGATGGCGTTTCTGGGCTCGAACCCTGGCGACCCGGCGACTTTTCAGACCATCGCTGCACGCGAACGGGAGACGGTTTCGATGCTGGGAGAGCTAGTTGGCCTGGCTGACCCACACGGGTATGTCACGGCCGGTGGTTCCGAGGCGAACATCCAGGCCGTGCGAGCTGCGCGAAACCGAGCCACGGTGGCCGAACCGAACGTCGTCGCGCCCACCAGTGCCCACTTCTCCCTTCGGAAGGCCGCCTCGCTGCTAGACGTCGAACTCCGACTCGTGGAGACGGGGCCGGACCATCGGGCGGACCCCAAAGCGATGGCCGACGCTGTGGACGAGCGGACCGCCCTCGTGTTCGGCGTGGCCGGGTCGACGGAGTACGGCCGGGTCGATCCCATCCCGGCCCTCGTGGACCTCGCCGACTCCGTCGACGCGATGCTGCACGTCGACGCCGCCTTCGGCGGCTTTTTCCTCCCGTTTACCGATCGTGAGTGGCACTTCGGGCACGCCGGCATCGATTCGATGACGATCGACCCTCACAAGGCCGGGCGGGCGGCGATTCCGGCGGGTGGGTTCCTGGCGCGTGACCGATCGGTGCTCGACGCATTGTCTATCCAGACGCCCTATCTAGAGTCCGAATCCCAGGTCTCCCTGGGCGGTACCCGGAGTGGGGCCGGCGTCGCGAGCGCCCACGCCGCACTCGAAACACTCTGGCCCGACGGGTATCGTGCTGCCTTCGAGCGGACGATGGAACTGGCCAGGTGGCTCGCGACGGAACTCGACTCACGAGGGTTCGACGTGATCGAGCCGGAACTCCCGCTCGTGGCCTGGGAGGCGAGCCAGTCGCTGTTCGAACGCCTTCGGGATGCGGGCTGGCGGATCGCCCGGACCCAGCAGGGGGCGATACGGATCGTCGTCATGCCCCACGTGGACCGAAATATGCTAGATGCGTTTCTTACGGCCGTGGACCGGCACCGTCCGTGATCGGCACGGTTTTGAGACCGGAGCCCACAGGGAGAGCCAATGCTCGAAGCCATCCTGGACCTCGGGCTCGAAACGGCCGTCAGGGCCGCCTCGGGCTGGTCCGGGCTTGGCGTGATCTTCGTCTACTCGGCGCTCATCGCCTTCGTGCTCCCGTTTCCGAGCGAGATCGTTCTCTGCCCGGTCGGCTATCTCTGTCCGACCAATACCCTCGCGCTTGCACTGTTCCCGTACGAAGTCCAGATCCTCCTCGTGATCGTGGTAAGCGGGCTCGGGAAGGCGCTGGGGAGTGTCATCGCGTTGATGGTCGGGCACTCCGCCGCTCACTCCGGGGTCACCATCCGGTTCGTCGAGTGGATCGGGTTCGACCCGGTCGGGTGGTCACAGAAGCGGCTGGTCGAACTCGGCAAACGGTGGGGCCCCCTCGGGATGGCGATCGGGCTCAGCGTTCCCTTCTTCCCCGATACGGCCTCGATTTATGCCTTCTCGGTCCTGGGAACGGGCTACCGTCGCTTCGCGGCCGCGGCCTTCGCCGGGAGCGTGGGACGGCTCGTGGTGACGATGGGGTTGATCGAAGGAGCCCTCTTCGTCGTGTAGTTGGGCCACAAATCATTATATGCTGACAAGACCTACCGGTGGGTATGAACTTTCGACGGACCGGCCGAACGACAACTGCCCTTCTCGTCTTGCTCCTGGGGGCCCTCCTGCTCGCCGGCACGACCGGAGCCTTCGCGACTGAATCACTCTGGAACTGGGTCCCCGGAGTGTTCGTCCTCCTCGGAGCCTGGGCGCTACTCCGCTCTCGGGGTCGAAACCTCACCGGGCCAGTAATGGTCATCGCCGTCGCCGGAACCGTCCAACTTCGGAATCTGGGAGTTATCTCCGACGCCCAAATCGGGTCGTGGTGGCCGCTTTTCGTGGTCCTGTTCGGGCTCCTGTTACTCGTGGGACGGGGTCGCCGACGCAGTCGTGTCGATGGAACGAGTGGAGAACTGGACGCGATCGCCGTCTTCGGCGGGGCCGACACGCGGGTGACCGCCACGGACTTCACCGGCGGCGACGTCATCTCGATCTTCGGTGGCTCGGAGATCGATCTCCGGGACGCCGAGATTTCCGACCCACCGGCCGTGATCGAGGCGGTCACACTCTTCGGTGGAACGGAGTTTCGGGTCCCACCGGAATGGAACGTGACACTCGATGTCCTGGCCATCTTCGGGGGCACGGAGGACTCACGGCGGCGGGAAACGGTCACCGAGACCCCGGACCTCGTGGTGACCGGTGTGACACTCTTCGGCGGCGTGGAAATTCTGGACTGAGGACGCCCGCCAATCACGGGACTTTAATCGGCTGGGGTGGCATCCATACCCATGAGCCACGAGTCCTTTCCCACCGAGAACCCGGCGGTGGTGACCTGTGGACTGCCCTACGCGAACGGGGACCTCCACATCGGTCACCTGCGGACCTACGTGAGCGGCGACGTGTTGACACGGTCGCTGCGGACCATCGGCCAGGAGACCGCCTTCGTCTCGGGGTCGGACATGCACGGGACGCCGATCGCGGTCAACGCGGCCGAGTCGGGGGTCTCCCCCGAGGAGTTCGCGATGGACTGGCACGAGACCTACGAGGAGACCTTCCCCCAGTTCGACGTGGATTTCGACAACTACGGGAACACCCACCAGTCCGAGAACGTCGAGTTGACCCAGGAGATCGTCCGGACCCTCGACGAGGCGGGCCACGTCTACGAGAAGGAGATCGAGGTCGCCTGGGACCCGATCGAGGACCAGCCGCTGCCCGACCGCTACGTCGAGGGCACCTGTCCCTACTGTGGCGCGACGGCCCGCGGGGACGAGTGTGACGAGGGCTGTGGTCGCCACCTCGAACCCGGCGAGATCGAGAACCCGACCAGTATTCTGACCGGGAACCCAGCGGAGTACCGGACCCGCGAGCACAAGTTCTTCCGCGTCTCGGCCTTCCAGGAGTACCTCTCGGAGTTCATCGACCGCCTGGAGGGGACCAAAAACGCCCGCAACCAGCCCCGGGAGTGGATCGAGGGCGAACTCCAGGACTGGTGTATCACCCGGGACCTGGACTGGGGCATCGACTATCCGGAGGACGAGACCGACCTGGTCCTCTACGTGTGGGTCGATGCACCTATCGAGTACATCGCCTCGACCAAACAGTACAGCGATCGCGTGGGCGCGGACACCTACGACTGGGAGGAAGTCTGGCGCGATGGCGACAGCGAGATCGTCCACGTCATCGGCCGGGACATCATCCAGCATCACACCGTCTTCTGGCCCGCGATGCTCGCCGGGGCCGAGTTCAACGAGCCGCGAGCGGTCATGGCAAGCGGCTTTGTCAACCTCGACGGTGCGAGTTTCTCGACGAGCCGCGATCGGGCGGTCTGGGCCGAGGAGTACCTGGACTCGCCGTTCGACACCGACCTCCTCCGGTTTTACATCGCCACGGCGGGCCCGTTCGAGCGGGACATCGACTTCTCCTGGGAGACCTTCCAGGACCGGGTCAACGCCGAACTCGCCGACGACGTGGGGAACTTCGTCTACCGGGCGCTGCTCTTCGCGAACCGGAACTACGAGGGCACGCCCGACGCCGCGGTCTCCGCCGACGTCGAGGCCGAGATCGAGTCCGCGATGGCGGACTTCACGGCGGCGCTCAACGAGTATTCGGTCCGGGAGGCCGGGACCGTCCCCCTCGAACTGGCTCGCTTCGGCAACGAGTACATCCAGCACAACGAGCCCTGGAAGCTCGTCGACGAGGATCCCGAACAGGCCGCCCAGGTCATTCGGGATACCGTTCAACTCGTGAAGGCCATCGCGATCACGATCCAGCCCTTCACGCCCCGCACCGCCGAGCAGATCTGGACCGACCTGAACGAGGACGGGACCGCAGCCGAGGCGACTATCGAGGACTGCCTGGACGCGCCCCCGGCCACCTTCGGCGAGCCACGGGAGCCCTTCGAGAAGATCGAGGACGAGCAGGTCGAAGCCCGCCAGGCGGCCCTGCAGGAACGCATCGAGGACGAAGACACCGACTCCGAGACCGACACGACAATGACCGACATCGAACCCCTGAACGAGGATCGCATCGCCTTCGAAGACTTCCAGGACCTGGACATCCGGGTCGGCCGCATCGAGTCCGCCGAGCCGATCGAGGGCGCGGACAAACTCGTCCGCCTGCAGGTCGACATCGGCGCGGAGACCCGCCAGCTGGTCGCGGGAATCCGACAGCTCCACGACGTCGAGGAGCTCCCGGGGACCAAGATCATCGTCCTGGCGAACCTAGAGAAAGCCGAACTCTTCGGCGTGGAATCCAACGGCATGCTCCTGGCGGCCGGCGACGAGGCCGACCTGCTGACGACCCAGGGTGACGCCGGCCCCGGAACGAAGATCCAGTAAGCGAGTGCCACATTTATTCGGCGGGGGATCGAACCCCTGGTAATGCGAAACGCGAAGATCGTCTGCACGCTCGGCCCGGCGAGTGACGACCGGGCCGCGATCAGCGATTTGGCGGCGGCAGGGATGACCGTCGCACGGATCAACTCCAGTCACGGGACCCGTGAGGACCGGGCCGCGCTCATCGAGCGGGCCCAACGTGTCGACGCCGAACTCGACAAACCGGTCGCGGTCATGGTCGACCTCCAGGGCCCGGAGATCCGCACCGGCGAGACGGCCGAGCCAGTTCAACTGGAAACCGGGTCGGCAGTCACCTTCCGTGAGTCGACAGCCGTGACCGAGCAGGAGATCGGTCTCTCGACGGACATCTCACGTGTCTCTCCTGGCGATCGCGTACTGCTCGACGACGGCCGAATCGAGACCGTCGTCGATTCAGTCGAGGGGAATGCGGTCCACGCGACTGTAAAGAGCGGCGGGAAATTGCAGAGCCACAAGGGGGTGAACGTCCCGGGCGTGGATCTGGACGTGGACGTAGTCACGGCAAAGGACCGTGCGGACCTCGAACTGGCCGTCGAAGCGGGCGCGGACTTCGTCGCCGCGAGTTTCGTCCGGGACGCGGCGGACGTGCTCGAAGTCGAGGCCGCTATCGAGGACCTGGGCGGGGAGATCCCGGTGGTGGCGAAGATCGAACGGGCCGACGCCGTCGACCACCTGGACGAGATCATCCAGACCGCCCAGGGCATCATGGTCGCCCGGGGGGACCTGGGGGTCGAACTCCCGATGGAAGACGTGCCGCTCATCCAGAAGCGGATCATCCACAAGAGCCAGGCTGCAGGCGTGCCGGTCATCACCGCGACCGAGATGCTCGACTCGATGGTCGAGCAGGCCCGCCCGACCCGGGCGGAGGCCTCGGACGTGGCGAACGCGGTCCTCGACGGGACCGACGCCGTCATGCTCTCCGCGGAGACCGCGATCGGATCCCACCCGACCCGGGTCGTCG
Proteins encoded:
- the metG gene encoding methionine--tRNA ligase is translated as MSHESFPTENPAVVTCGLPYANGDLHIGHLRTYVSGDVLTRSLRTIGQETAFVSGSDMHGTPIAVNAAESGVSPEEFAMDWHETYEETFPQFDVDFDNYGNTHQSENVELTQEIVRTLDEAGHVYEKEIEVAWDPIEDQPLPDRYVEGTCPYCGATARGDECDEGCGRHLEPGEIENPTSILTGNPAEYRTREHKFFRVSAFQEYLSEFIDRLEGTKNARNQPREWIEGELQDWCITRDLDWGIDYPEDETDLVLYVWVDAPIEYIASTKQYSDRVGADTYDWEEVWRDGDSEIVHVIGRDIIQHHTVFWPAMLAGAEFNEPRAVMASGFVNLDGASFSTSRDRAVWAEEYLDSPFDTDLLRFYIATAGPFERDIDFSWETFQDRVNAELADDVGNFVYRALLFANRNYEGTPDAAVSADVEAEIESAMADFTAALNEYSVREAGTVPLELARFGNEYIQHNEPWKLVDEDPEQAAQVIRDTVQLVKAIAITIQPFTPRTAEQIWTDLNEDGTAAEATIEDCLDAPPATFGEPREPFEKIEDEQVEARQAALQERIEDEDTDSETDTTMTDIEPLNEDRIAFEDFQDLDIRVGRIESAEPIEGADKLVRLQVDIGAETRQLVAGIRQLHDVEELPGTKIIVLANLEKAELFGVESNGMLLAAGDEADLLTTQGDAGPGTKIQ
- a CDS encoding VTT domain-containing protein — its product is MLEAILDLGLETAVRAASGWSGLGVIFVYSALIAFVLPFPSEIVLCPVGYLCPTNTLALALFPYEVQILLVIVVSGLGKALGSVIALMVGHSAAHSGVTIRFVEWIGFDPVGWSQKRLVELGKRWGPLGMAIGLSVPFFPDTASIYAFSVLGTGYRRFAAAAFAGSVGRLVVTMGLIEGALFVV
- the pyk gene encoding pyruvate kinase gives rise to the protein MRNAKIVCTLGPASDDRAAISDLAAAGMTVARINSSHGTREDRAALIERAQRVDAELDKPVAVMVDLQGPEIRTGETAEPVQLETGSAVTFRESTAVTEQEIGLSTDISRVSPGDRVLLDDGRIETVVDSVEGNAVHATVKSGGKLQSHKGVNVPGVDLDVDVVTAKDRADLELAVEAGADFVAASFVRDAADVLEVEAAIEDLGGEIPVVAKIERADAVDHLDEIIQTAQGIMVARGDLGVELPMEDVPLIQKRIIHKSQAAGVPVITATEMLDSMVEQARPTRAEASDVANAVLDGTDAVMLSAETAIGSHPTRVVETMDRIIREIEESVEYDEIIEQRVPEATGESRTDALARSARYLARDVNASAIVVASESGYTARRVTKFRPSVPVVATTPNDQVHRQLGLVWGVNAQHANVQVGTATTVIEDSVKAGLDSGIVDPGDTVVVLTGMMTELEGEDTTNTLKVHVAAETLAVGRSVVDGRATGPVVDLEHVDPETIEAGSIGVIHRDFNGEFSDGLEKLGGIVSARSGMTGYAAMVARELEIPMITGADIGDLEPGQQVTIDGERGVVYDGEVNKPAAGRKRGPL
- the mfnA gene encoding tyrosine decarboxylase MfnA, translated to MTHVSASSEPQSFDRVLSSMCTEPAPAARRAAMAFLGSNPGDPATFQTIAARERETVSMLGELVGLADPHGYVTAGGSEANIQAVRAARNRATVAEPNVVAPTSAHFSLRKAASLLDVELRLVETGPDHRADPKAMADAVDERTALVFGVAGSTEYGRVDPIPALVDLADSVDAMLHVDAAFGGFFLPFTDREWHFGHAGIDSMTIDPHKAGRAAIPAGGFLARDRSVLDALSIQTPYLESESQVSLGGTRSGAGVASAHAALETLWPDGYRAAFERTMELARWLATELDSRGFDVIEPELPLVAWEASQSLFERLRDAGWRIARTQQGAIRIVVMPHVDRNMLDAFLTAVDRHRP
- a CDS encoding M48 family metallopeptidase produces the protein MLAYHAVFLLLVVGSTGVVAGLAALNVRHADRRIRERSAWVTATLSVDDPARLRQYHRLSTSAGTLKNVLVLAIVLLVLYTGLFGDAIATIDGAIGNDLLAGVGIFVVATVTMQLLSLPFEAFDTFGIEAAYGFNEQSPQLFVRDAIVGTAVSVAFVSILGAGILLVLQQFPTWWWLAATGVVALFVLGSQIVVPRVIMPLFYDFEPIEDGDLRTAVEAVFDRAGFTCEDVYAMNASSRSGHSNAFFTGFGRTKRVVLFDTLIEQLEERELQSVLAHELAHWKQNHVWQRMAVSILEAAVLLALAQILLGQSWLYAMFGVPEIPAAGLLLAGLWLEPVLQFTQPLSNRLWLRSERAADDFAVEVMGSGEPLAAALAQMTGENLSNPFPHPLYEAFHYQHPPVPERIRRLVEGADR
- a CDS encoding LiaF transmembrane domain-containing protein, translating into MNFRRTGRTTTALLVLLLGALLLAGTTGAFATESLWNWVPGVFVLLGAWALLRSRGRNLTGPVMVIAVAGTVQLRNLGVISDAQIGSWWPLFVVLFGLLLLVGRGRRRSRVDGTSGELDAIAVFGGADTRVTATDFTGGDVISIFGGSEIDLRDAEISDPPAVIEAVTLFGGTEFRVPPEWNVTLDVLAIFGGTEDSRRRETVTETPDLVVTGVTLFGGVEILD